In Ostrea edulis chromosome 6, xbOstEdul1.1, whole genome shotgun sequence, a single window of DNA contains:
- the LOC125647690 gene encoding uncharacterized protein LOC125647690, with protein MKSVWVSMVILLTILDRTSSKVGFPKDQKMDILFPPYIVPSGHGIPDGHLRPLGWQKRSSGRIMETPEMPSAHSLYVKYIKNNKPVLIHDALQKVKVMSDWEDDIYLKRQFGDLNVTVTVKRQAILQDVQHEQHVMKFKKFIMDYMYEEWYLVTPVPRQMMADLPLPGCLKCGTFYERLYEARLWMSSGGTSSRLHSHEDHDLHCVLFGRKDFIIVDEKYKWNFLYEENYKNSGSGHSPIDVDKVNMFKFTDVSTTPWNHATLTSGDCILIPAGYLHQVRSYGRGISYSILFSPSLEYDSSDCKKILSDDDTVRDEEDLIKRVSLADAKYMWIDSEGNRVLNPDTKEASELKVALLRLLRTKDHFYVEQFEHFYNDAMKRFENKPPAADVFTVLSSSVGRDYLTRDDITLLSDDILATLSRVLKDGQLPLTVTKRVEL; from the exons ATGAAATCTGTGTGGGTTTCCATGGTGATTTTGTTAACAATCTTGGATAGAACTTCATCTAAGGTGGGCTTTCCTAAAGACCAGAAAATGGATATCCTATTTCCGCCGTATATCGTGCCTTCCGGTCACGGGATTCCCGATGGTCACCTGCGACCCCTGG GATGGCAGAAGAGATCCAGTGGCAGGATCATGGAGACACCGGAAATGCCAAGTGCGCATTCGCTGTACGTAAAGTACATCAAGAACAACAAACCAGTCCTGATACACGACGCCCTtcagaaggtcaaggtcatgtcAGACTGGGAGGACGATATATACCTCAAAAGGCA ATTTGGTGATCTGAACGTGACAGTGACCGTAAAAAGACAGGCCATTCTTCAGGACGTGCAGCATGAACAGCACGTGATGAAGTTCAAAAAGTTCATAATGGATTACATGTACGAGGAGTGGTACCTCGTCACTCCAGTTCCTAGACAAATGATGGCTGATCTTCCG TTGCCAGGATGCCTGAAATGTGGCACATTCTACGAGCGACTGTATGAGGCGCGGTTATGGATGAGCAGCGGCGGTACATCGTCACGCCTTCACAGTCACGAGGACCATGATTTGCACTGTGTGCTGTTTGGCAGAAAGGATTTCATTATTGTGGACGAAAAGTACAAGTGGAACTTTCTTTATGAGGAAAAC TACAAGAATTCTGGTTCCGGTCACTCTCCCATTGACGTAGACAAGGTGAATATGTTCAAATTCACCGATGTCTCGACCACCCCCTGGAATCATGCCACTCTGACGTCAGGAGATTGTATTCTTATACCGGCCG GATACTTACACCAGGTGCGATCCTATGGCCGTGGTATCTCCTATTCCATTCTGTTTTCACCTTCGCTTGAGTACGACTCTTCTGACTGTAAGAAAATCCTCTCAGACGACGACACAGTGAGAGATGAAGAAGACTTGATAAAGAGGGTTTCCCTTGCGGACGCCAAATATATGTGGATAGACAGTGAAGGAAACAGG GTTTTGAACCCTGATACAAAAGAAGCAAGTGAACTGAAAGTTGCATTGCTGCGTTTGTTGAGGACTAAAGATCATTTCTACGTTGAGCAGTTTGAACACTTTTACAATGATGCCATGAAAAGG TTTGAGAATAAGCCCCCAGCAGCAGACGTTTTCACTGTACTGTCTTCCAGTGTAGGCCGTGACTATCTGACTAGAGATGACATCACCCTTCTCAGTGACGACATTCTGGCGACACTCTCACGTGTTCTCAAAGATGGACAATTGCCGCTGACGGTCACAAAAAGAGTGGAGCTTTAG